From a region of the Streptacidiphilus albus JL83 genome:
- a CDS encoding adenylate/guanylate cyclase domain-containing protein, whose translation MSDEDRAVERQGADTDVPSAADADAAPPDEGPSDPEAESVPMQLERLILDSGRRYTPFQAARSAGVSMELASRFWRAMGFADIGQSRALTDADVIALRRLAGMVEAGLLSEGMAVQVARSTGQTTARLAEWQIDTFMEHLTAAAEPGLSRAEVAYPLVELLLPELEQFLVYVWRRQLAAVTGRVVQAAEDVDMQSGRLAVGFADLVGFTRLSRRLEDEELGELVENFEITCADIVAGRGGRLVKTLGDEILYVADDAAKAADIGLALVEILGKDEAMPALRVGMAFGTVTTRMGDVFGTTVNLASRLTSIAPKDAVLVDGELAAALERESVVAPAGAGGALGLAPGAADALAAVAAVGLDPEDRPVEVDESEQSYRFQLQPMWRRPVRGLGLVEPWLLSRVSDAAEGL comes from the coding sequence GTGAGCGACGAGGACCGGGCGGTGGAGCGGCAGGGGGCCGACACCGACGTGCCGTCGGCGGCGGACGCGGACGCGGCGCCGCCCGACGAAGGACCGTCCGACCCGGAGGCGGAGTCGGTCCCGATGCAGCTTGAGCGGCTGATCCTGGACTCCGGGCGCCGGTACACCCCGTTCCAGGCCGCCCGCAGTGCCGGGGTGTCGATGGAGCTGGCCTCCCGCTTCTGGCGGGCCATGGGCTTCGCCGACATCGGCCAGTCCCGGGCGCTGACCGACGCCGACGTGATCGCCCTGCGCCGGCTGGCCGGGATGGTCGAGGCCGGCCTGCTGAGCGAGGGCATGGCGGTCCAGGTGGCCCGGTCGACCGGGCAGACCACCGCCCGGCTCGCCGAGTGGCAGATCGACACCTTCATGGAGCACCTGACGGCGGCGGCCGAGCCCGGCCTGTCCCGCGCCGAGGTGGCCTACCCGCTGGTGGAGCTGCTGCTGCCGGAGCTGGAGCAGTTCCTGGTCTACGTCTGGCGGCGGCAGCTGGCGGCGGTGACCGGGCGGGTGGTGCAGGCCGCCGAGGACGTCGACATGCAGAGCGGCCGGCTCGCGGTGGGCTTCGCCGACCTGGTCGGCTTCACCCGGCTGTCGCGCCGGCTGGAGGACGAGGAACTGGGCGAGCTGGTCGAGAACTTCGAGATCACCTGCGCCGACATCGTCGCCGGGCGCGGCGGACGGCTGGTGAAGACCCTCGGCGACGAGATCCTCTATGTCGCCGACGACGCGGCCAAGGCGGCCGACATCGGACTGGCCCTGGTCGAGATCCTGGGCAAGGACGAGGCGATGCCCGCGCTGCGGGTCGGGATGGCCTTCGGCACGGTGACCACCCGGATGGGCGATGTCTTCGGGACCACGGTGAACCTGGCCAGTCGGCTGACCTCGATCGCCCCCAAGGACGCGGTGCTGGTCGACGGCGAGCTGGCGGCGGCCCTGGAGCGGGAGTCGGTGGTGGCCCCGGCGGGCGCGGGCGGGGCGCTCGGGCTGGCGCCCGGCGCGGCCGACGCGCTGGCCGCGGTCGCAGCCGTGGGCCTGGACCCGGAGGACCGCCCGGTCGAGGTGGACGAGAGCGAGCAGTCCTACCGCTTCCAGCTGCAGCCGATGTGGCGGCGGCCGGTGCGCGGTCTCGGCCTGGTGGAGCCCTGGCTGCTGAGCCGGGTGTCGGATGCGGCCGAAGGACTGTAG
- a CDS encoding biotin--[acetyl-CoA-carboxylase] ligase — protein sequence MTSPWSDLDRPPLRATALQRALVGPDRMWTSVRVVRETGSTNSDLVAQAAAGEAAAGAVLVAEEQTAGRGRLDRSWSAPARSGIFLSMLLRPGDLGVPRERWSWLPLLTGVAAASALSRTAEVGVRLKWPNDLLVTVDGTERKLGGILAELAGDAVVVGIGLNVSLRAEELPVPTAGSLLLAGAGVIDRETLLRALLRTFADLYQDWCSVAGHSEASGLRPAYAAQCATIGRPVRVELPGGRELLGEAVGVDGDGRLVVRAADGVEQAVAAGDVVHVRPGAEPLRG from the coding sequence GTGACTTCTCCATGGAGCGACCTGGACCGGCCGCCACTGCGCGCCACCGCCCTGCAACGAGCCCTGGTCGGTCCCGACCGGATGTGGACCTCGGTGCGGGTGGTGCGTGAGACCGGTTCGACCAACAGTGACCTGGTGGCGCAGGCCGCCGCCGGGGAGGCCGCCGCCGGCGCGGTGCTGGTGGCCGAGGAGCAGACGGCGGGGCGCGGCCGGCTGGACCGCAGTTGGAGCGCGCCGGCCCGCTCCGGGATCTTCCTGTCCATGCTGCTGCGACCGGGGGACCTGGGCGTGCCCCGGGAGCGCTGGAGCTGGCTGCCGCTGCTGACCGGGGTCGCCGCCGCGTCCGCGCTCAGCCGTACGGCCGAGGTGGGGGTCCGGCTCAAGTGGCCGAACGACCTGCTGGTGACCGTGGACGGGACGGAGCGCAAGCTCGGCGGCATCCTGGCCGAGCTGGCCGGCGACGCGGTGGTGGTCGGCATCGGACTCAATGTCAGCCTCCGGGCCGAGGAGCTGCCGGTTCCGACGGCCGGCTCGCTGCTGCTGGCCGGGGCGGGCGTCATCGACCGGGAGACGCTGCTGCGGGCGCTGCTGCGGACCTTCGCCGACCTCTACCAGGACTGGTGCTCGGTGGCCGGCCACTCCGAGGCCAGCGGGCTGCGCCCGGCCTACGCCGCCCAGTGCGCGACCATCGGTCGCCCGGTCCGGGTGGAACTGCCCGGCGGCCGGGAGCTGCTGGGCGAGGCGGTGGGCGTGGACGGGGACGGCAGGCTGGTGGTGCGGGCCGCCGACGGCGTCGAACAGGCCGTCGCCGCCGGCGACGTCGTGCACGTCCGACCAGGGGCGGAGCCCCTGCGAGGATGA
- a CDS encoding acyl-CoA carboxylase subunit beta yields the protein MSQAENANEGAASHTTAGKIAELKRRIDEAVHSGSARAVEKQHAKGKLTARERVALLLDEDSFVEFDEFARHRSTNFGQERTRPYGDGVVTGYGTVDGRQVAVFAQDFTVFGGSLGEVFGEKIVKVMDFALKTGCPMIGINDSGGARIQEGVASLGLYGEIFRRNVLASGVIPQISLIMGPCAGGAVYSPAITDFVVMADRTSHMFITGPDVIKTVTGEDVGMEELGGARAHNSKSGVAHHLASDEKEAIDYVKALLSYLPSNNLEEPPAYPEEADLTTGELDLELDVIVPDSANQPYDMHKVIAHVVDDGEFLETQSLFAPNILTGFGRVEGHAVGVVANQPMQFAGCLDINASEKAARFVRTCDAFNIPVLTFVDVPGFLPGTDQEWDGIIRRGAKLIFAYAEATVPLITVITRKAYGGAYDVMGSKHLGADLNLAWPTAQIAVMGAQGAVNILHRAELGGAEDPETRRAELIADYEDTLLNPYVAAERGYVDAVVLPSETRQHIVKGLRALRNKREVLPPKKHGNIPL from the coding sequence ATGTCCCAAGCCGAGAACGCCAACGAGGGCGCGGCCAGCCACACCACCGCAGGGAAGATCGCCGAGCTGAAGCGGCGGATCGACGAGGCGGTGCACTCCGGCTCCGCGCGAGCGGTGGAGAAGCAGCACGCCAAGGGCAAGCTGACGGCCCGTGAGCGGGTCGCCCTGCTGCTCGACGAGGACTCGTTCGTGGAGTTCGACGAGTTCGCCCGCCACCGCTCCACCAACTTCGGCCAGGAGCGCACCCGTCCCTACGGCGACGGCGTGGTCACCGGCTACGGCACCGTGGACGGTCGTCAGGTCGCGGTGTTCGCCCAGGACTTCACCGTCTTCGGCGGCTCGCTCGGCGAGGTCTTCGGCGAGAAGATCGTCAAGGTGATGGACTTCGCCCTGAAGACCGGCTGTCCGATGATCGGGATCAACGACTCCGGCGGCGCCCGGATCCAGGAGGGCGTGGCCTCGCTCGGCCTCTACGGCGAGATCTTCCGCCGGAACGTCCTCGCCTCCGGCGTCATCCCGCAGATCTCGCTGATCATGGGCCCCTGCGCCGGCGGCGCGGTCTACTCCCCGGCGATCACCGACTTCGTGGTGATGGCCGACCGGACCTCGCACATGTTCATCACCGGCCCCGACGTGATCAAGACCGTCACCGGCGAGGACGTCGGCATGGAGGAGCTGGGCGGCGCCCGCGCCCACAACTCCAAGTCCGGGGTGGCCCACCACCTGGCCTCGGACGAGAAGGAGGCCATCGACTACGTCAAGGCGCTCCTCTCCTACCTGCCCTCCAACAACCTGGAGGAGCCCCCGGCCTACCCGGAGGAGGCCGACCTCACCACCGGCGAGCTGGACCTGGAGCTGGACGTGATCGTCCCGGACTCCGCCAACCAGCCCTACGACATGCACAAGGTCATCGCCCATGTGGTGGACGACGGCGAGTTCCTGGAGACCCAGTCGCTGTTCGCGCCGAACATCCTCACCGGCTTCGGCCGGGTCGAGGGCCACGCGGTCGGCGTCGTCGCCAACCAGCCGATGCAGTTCGCCGGCTGCCTGGACATCAACGCGTCCGAGAAGGCCGCGCGCTTCGTCCGCACCTGCGACGCCTTCAACATCCCGGTGCTGACCTTCGTCGACGTGCCCGGCTTCCTGCCCGGGACCGACCAGGAGTGGGACGGCATCATCCGCCGGGGCGCCAAGCTGATCTTCGCCTACGCCGAGGCCACCGTCCCGCTGATCACCGTGATCACCCGCAAGGCCTACGGCGGCGCCTACGACGTCATGGGCTCCAAGCACCTGGGCGCCGACCTCAACCTGGCCTGGCCGACCGCGCAGATCGCGGTCATGGGCGCCCAGGGCGCGGTCAACATCCTGCACCGGGCCGAGCTGGGCGGGGCCGAGGACCCGGAGACCCGCCGCGCCGAGCTGATCGCCGACTACGAGGACACCCTGCTCAACCCCTACGTCGCCGCCGAGCGCGGCTACGTGGACGCGGTGGTGCTGCCCTCGGAGACCCGCCAGCACATCGTCAAGGGCCTGCGCGCGCTGCGCAACAAGCGCGAGGTGCTGCCCCCGAAGAAGCACGGCAACATCCCGCTGTAG
- a CDS encoding acyl-CoA carboxylase epsilon subunit, protein MAPIKVLHGRPSPEELAAVLAVVSARAAAAAAARDEEDSRPAVWADRARTLGAPPRPGAHAWRTSAWAR, encoded by the coding sequence ATGGCACCGATCAAGGTCCTGCACGGCCGGCCCAGCCCCGAGGAGCTGGCCGCCGTCCTGGCGGTGGTCTCCGCCCGGGCGGCCGCCGCCGCTGCCGCCCGGGACGAGGAGGACAGCCGCCCGGCCGTCTGGGCCGACCGCGCCCGCACCCTGGGCGCCCCGCCGCGCCCCGGCGCGCACGCCTGGCGTACGTCCGCCTGGGCGCGCTGA
- the mmpB gene encoding morphogenic membrane protein MmpB, with translation MLWSDPVDDTVQEKRRIQALLQRLGAVVAVFAVVLLIIVMA, from the coding sequence ATGCTCTGGTCCGACCCGGTTGACGACACCGTGCAGGAGAAGCGCCGCATCCAGGCGCTCCTGCAGCGGCTGGGCGCGGTCGTGGCCGTTTTCGCCGTGGTACTGCTCATCATCGTGATGGCCTGA
- a CDS encoding nucleoside triphosphate pyrophosphatase: MTLPLVLASASPARLGLLRQAGLDPRVVVSGVDEEALGAHGPAPAELALLLAEAKADAVAATLDAPALVIGCDSVLELDGLALGKPADADEALRRWQSMRGRSGVLRTGHCVVDGRTGKRVSATASTTVRFGTPSDEEVAAYVASGEPLHVAGAFTLDGRSAPFIDGIDGDPGNVIGLSLPLLRTLLAELGVRITDLWV; encoded by the coding sequence ATGACCTTGCCACTGGTGCTCGCCTCCGCCTCCCCCGCCCGCCTCGGACTGCTGCGCCAGGCCGGTCTCGACCCCCGGGTGGTCGTCAGCGGCGTGGACGAGGAGGCCCTGGGCGCCCACGGGCCCGCCCCCGCCGAACTAGCCCTGCTGCTGGCCGAGGCGAAGGCCGACGCGGTCGCCGCCACCCTGGACGCCCCCGCCCTGGTGATCGGCTGCGACTCGGTGCTGGAGCTGGACGGCCTGGCCCTGGGCAAGCCCGCCGACGCCGACGAGGCGCTGCGCCGCTGGCAGTCGATGCGCGGGCGCAGCGGGGTGCTGCGGACCGGCCACTGCGTGGTCGACGGCCGGACCGGCAAGCGGGTCTCGGCGACCGCCTCGACCACCGTCCGCTTCGGCACCCCCTCGGACGAGGAGGTCGCCGCGTACGTGGCCTCCGGCGAACCCCTGCACGTGGCCGGAGCGTTCACCCTGGACGGCCGCTCCGCGCCGTTCATCGACGGGATCGACGGCGACCCGGGGAACGTCATCGGGCTGTCGCTCCCGCTGCTGCGCACCCTGCTGGCGGAGCTCGGCGTCCGGATCACCGACCTGTGGGTCTGA
- a CDS encoding acetyl/propionyl/methylcrotonyl-CoA carboxylase subunit alpha, whose product MRKVLIANRGEIAVRVARACRDAGIASVAVYAEPDRDALHVRAADEAFALGGDTPATSYLDFGKVLKAAADSGADSVHPGYGFLSENAEFAQAVLDAGLVWIGPPPQAIRDLGDKVAARHIAQRAGAPLVAGTPDPVSGPDEVVAFAREHGLPIAIKAAFGGGGRGLKVARTLEEIPELYESAVREAVAAFGRGECFVERYLDRPRHVETQCLADSHGNVVVVSTRDCSLQRRHQKLVEEAPAPFLTEAQNAELYAASKAILREAGYVGAGTCEFLVAVDGTISFLEVNTRLQVEHPVTEEVTGLDLVREQFRIADGEELGYGDPEVRGHSFEFRINGEDPGRGFLPAPGTVTVFAPPSGPGVRLDSGVEAGSVIGPAWDSLLAKLVITGATRQQALQRASRALAEFTVDGMATALTFHRAVVTDPAFAPELTGSDEPFTIYTRWIETDFDNTIPPFKPSGADGEEPDGRETVVVEVGGKRIEVSLPSGLGASAARPAAAKSKRRAVTGKSGSAASGDTLASPMQGTIVKVAVEEGQTVAEGELIVVLEAMKMEQPLNAHKAGTVVGLSASIGATVTSGAAICEIKD is encoded by the coding sequence GTGCGCAAGGTGCTCATCGCCAACCGCGGAGAGATCGCAGTCCGCGTCGCCCGGGCCTGTCGGGACGCCGGTATTGCCAGCGTCGCCGTGTACGCCGAGCCGGACCGGGACGCGCTGCATGTCCGCGCGGCCGACGAGGCCTTCGCCCTGGGGGGCGACACCCCGGCCACGAGCTACCTCGACTTCGGCAAGGTACTGAAGGCCGCGGCCGACTCCGGCGCGGACTCGGTCCACCCCGGCTACGGATTCCTCTCCGAGAACGCCGAGTTCGCCCAAGCGGTGCTCGACGCCGGACTGGTCTGGATCGGCCCGCCGCCGCAGGCCATCCGCGACCTCGGCGACAAGGTCGCCGCCCGGCACATCGCCCAGCGGGCCGGTGCGCCGCTGGTGGCCGGCACGCCCGACCCGGTCTCCGGACCGGACGAGGTCGTCGCCTTCGCCCGCGAGCACGGCCTGCCGATCGCCATCAAGGCGGCCTTCGGCGGCGGCGGTCGCGGTCTGAAGGTCGCCAGGACGCTGGAGGAGATCCCGGAGCTGTACGAGTCGGCGGTCCGTGAGGCCGTCGCCGCGTTCGGCCGCGGCGAGTGCTTCGTCGAGCGTTACCTGGACCGTCCGCGCCATGTGGAGACCCAGTGCCTGGCCGACTCCCACGGCAACGTGGTGGTCGTCTCCACCCGTGACTGCTCGCTCCAGCGCCGCCACCAGAAGCTGGTGGAGGAGGCCCCCGCGCCCTTCCTCACCGAGGCGCAGAACGCCGAGCTGTACGCGGCCTCCAAGGCGATCCTCCGCGAGGCCGGCTATGTCGGCGCCGGGACCTGCGAGTTCCTGGTCGCCGTCGACGGCACCATCTCCTTCCTGGAGGTGAACACCCGGCTCCAGGTCGAGCACCCGGTCACCGAGGAGGTCACCGGGCTGGACCTGGTCCGCGAGCAGTTCCGGATCGCCGACGGCGAGGAGCTGGGCTACGGCGACCCCGAGGTCCGCGGCCACTCCTTCGAGTTCCGGATCAACGGCGAGGACCCGGGACGCGGCTTCCTGCCCGCCCCCGGCACGGTCACCGTGTTCGCCCCGCCCTCGGGCCCGGGTGTCCGGCTGGACTCCGGCGTCGAGGCCGGCTCGGTCATCGGCCCGGCCTGGGACTCGCTGCTGGCCAAGCTGGTCATCACCGGCGCCACCCGGCAGCAGGCGCTGCAGCGCGCCTCGCGGGCGCTGGCGGAGTTCACCGTGGACGGCATGGCCACCGCGCTCACCTTCCACCGCGCGGTCGTCACCGACCCGGCCTTCGCCCCGGAACTGACCGGCAGCGACGAGCCGTTCACCATCTACACCCGGTGGATCGAGACCGACTTCGACAACACCATCCCGCCGTTCAAGCCCTCGGGCGCGGACGGCGAGGAGCCCGACGGCCGGGAGACCGTGGTGGTCGAGGTCGGCGGCAAGCGGATCGAGGTCTCACTGCCCTCCGGGCTCGGCGCCTCGGCCGCGCGTCCGGCGGCGGCCAAGTCGAAGCGGCGCGCGGTCACCGGCAAGTCGGGTTCGGCGGCCTCCGGCGACACCCTGGCCTCGCCGATGCAGGGCACCATCGTCAAGGTCGCGGTCGAGGAGGGCCAGACCGTCGCCGAGGGCGAGCTGATCGTCGTCCTGGAGGCGATGAAGATGGAGCAGCCGCTCAACGCCCACAAGGCGGGCACCGTGGTCGGCCTCAGCGCCTCCATCGGCGCGACCGTGACCAGCGGCGCGGCGATCTGCGAGATCAAGGACTGA
- a CDS encoding DeoR/GlpR family DNA-binding transcription regulator, with translation MHVTVCFVFAAERRQLILEMVRANGAVSLRELARVVQTSEVTVRRDVRALEAEGLLDRRHGGAVLPGGFSREPGYPQKTHLAAAEKSAIADLAASMVSEGDAVVVGAGTTTQELARRLARVPGLTVVTNSLLVAQVLAHANRVEVVMTGGTLRGSNYALVGSGAEQSLQGLRVTRAFVSGSGLTAERGLSTTNMLSASVDRALVAAAAEVVVLADHGKLGSDTMFQTVGTEGITYLVTDELSTGTEQAARELDALADRGVQVCVASGGAGGPAAGRPPAPPVVGMPTRGAFPGQRRSPAPAAAPIAAALRGRAGTV, from the coding sequence ATGCACGTTACCGTCTGTTTCGTGTTCGCAGCAGAACGTCGCCAGCTGATCCTAGAAATGGTGCGCGCCAACGGAGCCGTGTCGCTCCGTGAGCTCGCCCGAGTCGTCCAGACCTCCGAGGTGACCGTACGCCGAGACGTGCGGGCCCTGGAGGCCGAGGGCCTGCTCGACCGCCGGCACGGGGGCGCGGTGCTCCCCGGCGGATTCTCCCGAGAGCCCGGATACCCGCAGAAGACCCATCTCGCCGCCGCCGAGAAGAGTGCCATCGCCGACCTCGCCGCCTCGATGGTGTCCGAGGGCGATGCCGTCGTCGTCGGCGCCGGCACCACCACCCAGGAGCTCGCCAGACGCCTGGCCCGGGTTCCGGGCCTGACCGTGGTCACCAACTCGCTGCTCGTCGCCCAGGTCCTGGCGCACGCCAACCGGGTGGAGGTGGTGATGACCGGGGGCACGCTCCGGGGGTCCAACTACGCCCTGGTGGGCAGCGGGGCCGAGCAGTCCCTCCAGGGGCTGCGGGTCACCCGCGCCTTCGTCTCCGGCAGCGGGCTGACCGCCGAGCGCGGCCTGTCCACCACCAACATGCTCTCGGCCAGCGTCGACCGGGCGCTGGTGGCCGCCGCCGCCGAGGTGGTGGTCCTGGCCGACCACGGCAAGCTCGGCTCCGACACCATGTTCCAGACCGTCGGCACCGAGGGCATCACCTACCTGGTCACCGACGAGCTCTCGACCGGCACCGAGCAGGCCGCCCGGGAGCTGGACGCCCTGGCCGACCGCGGGGTGCAGGTCTGCGTGGCCTCGGGCGGAGCCGGCGGTCCCGCCGCCGGGCGGCCACCGGCACCGCCGGTGGTCGGCATGCCCACCCGGGGGGCCTTCCCCGGCCAGCGGAGATCACCGGCCCCGGCTGCGGCCCCGATCGCCGCCGCCCTCCGGGGACGCGCGGGCACGGTGTGA
- a CDS encoding NAD(P)H-quinone dehydrogenase produces MDGVTRIVIIGGGPGGYEAALVAAQLGAEVTVVDRDGLGGSAVLTDCVPSKTLIATAEVMTGFDSSYEELGIKVAADPASTRVVGVDLGKVNRRVKRLAVAQSHDITQSVTRAGVTLLRGSGRLDGGQDVDGSRAVVVDLAEGGTQTLRADAVLIATGNHPRELPEAAPDGERILNWTQLYDLDELPEELIVVGSGVTGAEFAGAYQALGSKVTLVSSRDRVLPGEDPDAATVLEDVFKRRGMNVMSRSRAESVQRVGDKVEVTLADGRVITGSHCLMAVGSIPNTAGMGLEEVGVALSEGGQVKVDRVSRTSAPGVYAAGDCTGVFMLASVAAMQGRIAMYHALGDAVQPLNLKTVASNVFTDPEIATVGYSAADVECGKMDAVCVKLPLRGNPRAKMQGIRDGFVKLFCRPGTGIVVGGVVVAPRASELIHPISLAVELNLTVEQVANAFTVYPSVSGSIAEAARQLHIRKRAQG; encoded by the coding sequence ATGGACGGCGTGACTCGCATTGTGATCATTGGTGGCGGACCCGGCGGCTACGAGGCGGCGCTGGTCGCTGCCCAACTCGGCGCGGAGGTGACCGTCGTCGACCGCGACGGCCTCGGCGGATCGGCGGTGCTGACGGACTGCGTGCCGTCGAAGACGCTGATCGCCACCGCCGAGGTGATGACCGGCTTCGACTCCTCCTACGAGGAGTTGGGGATCAAGGTGGCGGCCGACCCGGCCTCCACCCGGGTGGTCGGGGTGGACCTGGGCAAGGTCAACCGACGGGTGAAGCGGCTCGCCGTCGCCCAGTCGCACGACATCACCCAGTCGGTCACCCGCGCCGGAGTCACCCTGCTGCGCGGCTCCGGACGGCTCGACGGCGGCCAGGACGTCGACGGCTCGCGCGCCGTGGTGGTCGACCTCGCCGAGGGCGGGACGCAGACCCTGCGCGCGGACGCGGTGCTGATCGCCACCGGCAACCACCCGCGCGAGCTGCCCGAGGCCGCCCCGGACGGCGAGCGGATCCTCAACTGGACCCAGCTCTACGACCTGGACGAGCTCCCGGAGGAGCTGATCGTGGTCGGCTCCGGCGTCACCGGCGCCGAGTTCGCCGGCGCCTACCAGGCGCTGGGCTCCAAGGTGACCCTGGTCTCCAGCCGCGACCGGGTGCTCCCGGGCGAGGACCCGGACGCCGCCACCGTGCTGGAGGACGTCTTCAAGCGGCGCGGGATGAACGTCATGTCCCGCTCGCGCGCCGAGTCGGTCCAGCGGGTCGGCGACAAGGTCGAGGTCACCCTGGCCGACGGCCGGGTGATCACCGGCTCGCACTGCCTGATGGCGGTCGGCTCGATCCCCAACACCGCCGGGATGGGCCTGGAGGAGGTCGGGGTCGCGCTCAGCGAGGGCGGCCAGGTGAAGGTGGACCGGGTGTCCCGGACCTCCGCGCCCGGCGTCTACGCGGCCGGCGACTGCACCGGGGTGTTCATGCTGGCCTCGGTCGCGGCCATGCAGGGGCGGATCGCGATGTACCACGCGCTCGGCGACGCGGTGCAGCCGCTGAACCTCAAGACCGTCGCCTCCAACGTCTTCACCGACCCGGAGATCGCCACCGTCGGTTACAGCGCCGCCGACGTCGAGTGCGGGAAGATGGACGCCGTCTGCGTGAAGCTGCCGCTGCGCGGCAACCCCCGGGCCAAGATGCAGGGCATCCGCGACGGCTTCGTGAAGCTCTTCTGCCGCCCCGGCACCGGGATCGTGGTCGGCGGCGTGGTGGTCGCGCCGCGCGCCAGCGAGCTGATCCACCCGATCTCGCTGGCCGTCGAGCTCAATCTGACGGTCGAGCAGGTCGCCAACGCCTTCACCGTCTACCCGTCGGTTTCGGGCTCGATCGCCGAGGCCGCCCGTCAGCTGCACATCCGCAAGCGCGCCCAGGGCTGA
- a CDS encoding gamma-glutamylcyclotransferase: MSLYAAYASNLDARQMSRRAPHSPLRCTGWLDGWRLTFGGEQFGWEGSIATVVEDEKQQVFVGLYDIAPGDEAGLDRWEGLPLGFYRKVRVRVHTLEGDLTAWTYVLNDYEGGLPSARYLGIIADAAESAGAPYDYVMDLRKRPC, encoded by the coding sequence ATGTCGCTCTATGCCGCCTACGCCAGCAACCTCGACGCGCGGCAGATGAGCCGTCGGGCCCCGCATTCGCCGCTGCGCTGCACCGGCTGGCTGGACGGCTGGCGGCTGACCTTCGGCGGGGAGCAGTTCGGCTGGGAGGGCTCGATCGCCACCGTCGTCGAGGACGAGAAGCAGCAGGTCTTCGTCGGCCTCTACGACATCGCCCCCGGGGACGAGGCCGGACTCGACCGCTGGGAGGGCCTGCCGCTGGGGTTCTACCGCAAGGTCAGGGTCAGGGTGCACACCCTGGAGGGCGATCTGACCGCCTGGACCTACGTCCTCAACGACTACGAGGGCGGCCTGCCCTCGGCCCGCTACCTGGGCATCATCGCCGACGCCGCCGAGTCGGCCGGCGCCCCGTACGACTATGTGATGGACCTGCGCAAGCGCCCCTGCTGA
- a CDS encoding purine-nucleoside phosphorylase has protein sequence MDAHLRPIAAPPAAPDPAVADPYGAAERAAAALRARTGAERHDVALVLGSGWLPAADELGVPEHEFDATELPGFAPPGVAGHTGRVRSLRLGANRVLVLLGRTHYYEGRGVAAVAHGVRTAVAAGCRTVVLTNGCGGLRAGMTPGQPVLISDHLNLTAASPIVGANFTDLTDLYAPRLRALCQEIDPGLAEGVYAQVRGPHYETPAEIRMLRTLGADLVGMSTALEAIAVREAGAEVLGLSLVTNLAAGMTGRPLSHAEVLAAGAASATRMGTLLAQVLERI, from the coding sequence GTGGACGCACACCTCCGGCCGATAGCCGCCCCGCCCGCCGCCCCGGACCCCGCCGTCGCCGACCCCTACGGCGCCGCCGAGCGGGCCGCCGCCGCCCTGCGCGCGCGGACCGGGGCCGAGCGGCACGACGTGGCCCTGGTGCTGGGCTCGGGCTGGCTCCCGGCCGCCGACGAACTGGGCGTGCCGGAGCACGAGTTCGACGCCACCGAGCTGCCCGGCTTCGCCCCGCCCGGAGTCGCCGGGCACACCGGCCGGGTACGCTCGCTGCGCCTCGGCGCCAACCGGGTGCTGGTCCTCCTCGGCCGCACCCACTACTACGAGGGCCGCGGCGTCGCCGCCGTCGCCCACGGCGTCCGCACCGCCGTCGCGGCCGGCTGCCGGACGGTGGTGCTCACCAACGGCTGCGGCGGCCTCCGCGCCGGGATGACGCCCGGTCAGCCGGTGCTGATCAGCGACCACCTCAACCTCACCGCCGCCTCGCCGATCGTCGGCGCCAACTTCACCGACCTCACCGACCTCTACGCGCCCCGGTTGCGCGCCCTCTGCCAGGAGATCGACCCCGGCCTCGCCGAGGGTGTCTACGCCCAGGTCAGAGGCCCGCACTACGAGACGCCAGCCGAGATCCGGATGCTCCGGACGCTGGGCGCCGACCTGGTCGGGATGTCGACCGCGCTGGAGGCCATCGCCGTCCGCGAGGCCGGGGCCGAGGTGCTCGGCCTCTCGCTGGTGACCAACCTGGCCGCCGGGATGACCGGCCGACCGCTCAGCCACGCCGAGGTGCTGGCCGCCGGGGCCGCCTCGGCGACCCGGATGGGCACGCTGCTCGCCCAGGTCCTGGAAAGGATCTGA